A region of Nostoc flagelliforme CCNUN1 DNA encodes the following proteins:
- a CDS encoding transposase → MNWRPQHYEYPKLDGECFQQFLDWLSQQLGSDYAILQVDQAPAHTSSAICWQEFIIPLFQPPSAPELNPIERLWQLLKKPLKNQLFSSLQALRVGVARRRHRIQEIFDQLTFEQVISVSSYNFILEALFYAASH, encoded by the coding sequence ATTAACTGGAGACCACAACATTATGAGTACCCAAAACTGGATGGTGAGTGTTTTCAACAGTTCTTGGACTGGCTATCTCAACAATTAGGTTCGGATTACGCTATTTTACAGGTTGACCAAGCACCCGCTCATACCAGTTCAGCAATTTGTTGGCAAGAATTTATCATTCCTCTGTTTCAACCACCATCAGCCCCTGAACTCAATCCCATTGAAAGGCTTTGGCAACTCCTCAAAAAACCACTCAAAAATCAACTTTTTTCTTCTTTACAAGCTTTACGCGTAGGCGTAGCCCGCCGTAGGCATCGCATCCAAGAAATATTCGACCAACTTACATTTGAGCAGGTAATTTCTGTTTCTTCTTACAACTTTATTTTGGAAGCTCTTTTCTATGCAGCTTCACATTAA
- a CDS encoding helix-turn-helix domain-containing protein translates to MSRPFKIEITESEEELKKRLQTANLGTQKEKLIMLWWIKSGQVLEQQEIGKRLAKDTSTVTRWLQKYRTDGMSGLLEIKKAPGAKRKIDDAAMPTAVNYAALSEELKTGKGFASYGAIVEWLKQEHGQDVEYATVYAWVRYRLGAKLKVPRPQSHKQDEKLVSEFKKNSAPFSTV, encoded by the coding sequence ATGAGCCGCCCTTTTAAGATTGAAATCACAGAGAGCGAAGAAGAACTTAAAAAACGTTTACAAACAGCGAATTTAGGAACCCAGAAAGAAAAGCTTATTATGCTGTGGTGGATAAAAAGTGGGCAAGTTTTGGAGCAGCAAGAAATCGGAAAACGCTTGGCAAAAGATACTTCAACAGTCACGAGATGGTTGCAGAAGTACAGAACTGATGGGATGTCAGGCTTATTAGAAATCAAGAAAGCGCCAGGAGCAAAACGGAAAATCGATGATGCTGCGATGCCTACGGCGGTAAACTACGCAGCACTCTCAGAGGAGTTAAAAACAGGGAAAGGGTTTGCCAGCTATGGTGCAATAGTTGAATGGTTGAAACAAGAACATGGGCAAGATGTTGAATATGCAACTGTTTATGCGTGGGTGAGATATCGATTAGGAGCAAAGCTGAAAGTCCCACGCCCTCAAAGCCATAAACAAGACGAGAAATTGGTATCTGAGTTTAAAAAAAACTCGGCACCATTCTCAACTGTCTAG
- a CDS encoding alpha-ketoglutarate-dependent dioxygenase AlkB family protein, translated as MLDKSSAIALYSNSVFLKPLCWTEALSSLRDRITALTGYKFRIVIGNQYRTGTDSIGWHADNESSMGFNPAMPAAGYAYASISLGSCRKFQIKPIGGRPTDFWLQDKPAKTKTERHQQRKAELSRRYEVEVTPDLVEKDDDGWYPQLRMHYYLTLGREFLTNRDTKRAKAQLEAEENSIWKPDFNKGQMLPQYFSVKGERGRGKGERKTFNPNPVTFSQNPIPS; from the coding sequence TTGCTTGATAAGAGTTCTGCGATCGCACTTTACTCGAACAGCGTGTTTTTGAAACCATTATGCTGGACAGAAGCTCTGTCTAGCTTGCGCGATCGCATTACTGCACTTACTGGTTACAAGTTCCGCATCGTCATTGGCAACCAGTACCGCACGGGGACTGATTCTATCGGTTGGCACGCTGACAACGAATCTTCGATGGGATTTAACCCAGCGATGCCTGCGGCGGGCTACGCCTACGCTTCCATAAGCCTGGGGTCATGTCGCAAGTTTCAGATAAAACCCATCGGTGGTAGACCAACGGATTTCTGGCTGCAAGACAAACCTGCCAAAACGAAAACCGAACGACACCAGCAGCGCAAGGCGGAATTGTCCCGTCGTTATGAAGTTGAAGTTACCCCTGATTTGGTCGAGAAAGATGACGACGGCTGGTATCCTCAACTGCGGATGCACTACTATTTGACGCTAGGGCGAGAGTTTTTGACGAATCGTGATACTAAACGGGCTAAGGCGCAGTTAGAGGCTGAGGAGAATTCGATTTGGAAGCCTGATTTTAACAAGGGGCAGATGTTGCCTCAATACTTTTCGGTTAAGGGGGAAAGGGGAAGGGGAAAAGGAGAAAGAAAAACCTTTAACCCAAACCCAGTAACCTTTTCCCAAAACCCAATTCCAAGTTAA
- a CDS encoding helix-turn-helix domain-containing protein, whose translation MKSYSVDLREKIVAVHLQKNISIRKVANIFSVSKSLVQKLVKQQKLEGNLQPKPRGKPQFSHLTNADTELRELVESHPDATLIELCELFADKTGNWVGQSAMCRALQKLGLNRKKNEAEYPSRNRESPEFKIRLLGKGQTYRARKLSIFR comes from the coding sequence ATGAAATCCTACTCTGTCGATCTTCGAGAAAAAATAGTTGCAGTACATCTTCAAAAAAATATTTCAATCAGGAAAGTAGCCAACATATTTTCCGTGTCAAAGAGTTTAGTACAAAAGCTGGTAAAACAACAAAAACTTGAAGGAAATTTACAACCCAAGCCGCGAGGAAAGCCACAATTTAGTCATTTAACAAATGCTGACACAGAGTTGAGAGAATTAGTTGAATCACATCCAGATGCAACATTGATAGAGTTGTGTGAATTATTTGCAGACAAGACTGGCAATTGGGTAGGTCAAAGTGCAATGTGTCGTGCGTTACAGAAATTAGGATTAAATCGAAAAAAAAACGAAGCGGAGTACCCAAGCAGGAACAGAGAGAGTCCTGAATTTAAGATTAGATTATTGGGAAAAGGTCAAACATATAGAGCCAGAAAACTTAGTATTTTTAGATGA
- a CDS encoding NAD(P)/FAD-dependent oxidoreductase produces MEPGLEDVSNCDVLVVGGGPGGCATAISCAQLGLKVVLIESKPFPRTHPGETLHPGVEPLLKQLGVLEPVLAAGFLRHKGNWVQWSAESEFVPFGEDDSGAWLGFQAWRADFDTILLNRARALGVKVIQPCHASRLVMDGCRVIGVETSLGTFQAAKIIDAAGGHHWLAQQLGLEISYHSPRLIAYYGYVTGECPARDHAPAIAADSSGWTWTAKVRSQLYQWTRLSFVEQKIAKDWLPNEFLGLKIYQAMRAANVTWRIVSQPAGYGYFLVGDAAMVLDPTSSHGVLKAIMSGIWVSHAIASELLGNLTEQQAIDHYCLWIHNWFRHDVKNLSSLIAKLPNPPVWI; encoded by the coding sequence ATGGAACCTGGTCTAGAAGACGTGTCTAATTGTGATGTGCTTGTAGTTGGGGGTGGCCCGGGAGGTTGTGCTACTGCTATTAGCTGCGCCCAACTAGGGCTAAAAGTTGTCCTGATTGAGTCGAAGCCATTTCCTCGTACACATCCTGGTGAAACATTACACCCTGGTGTTGAACCACTACTTAAGCAGTTAGGAGTACTTGAGCCAGTCTTAGCAGCTGGCTTTCTTCGCCATAAGGGAAACTGGGTGCAGTGGTCAGCCGAGAGCGAGTTTGTCCCCTTTGGCGAAGATGATTCGGGGGCATGGCTCGGATTTCAAGCTTGGAGAGCCGATTTTGATACAATTTTGCTCAATCGGGCAAGAGCGCTCGGTGTTAAGGTTATACAACCTTGCCACGCTTCCCGTTTAGTGATGGATGGGTGCAGAGTAATTGGTGTTGAGACTTCCCTTGGAACTTTTCAGGCAGCTAAAATCATTGATGCTGCCGGAGGTCATCATTGGCTGGCTCAACAATTAGGTTTAGAAATCTCTTATCACTCCCCGCGTTTGATTGCCTATTATGGTTATGTAACAGGAGAATGCCCAGCGCGAGATCATGCCCCAGCGATCGCTGCTGATTCCTCTGGTTGGACGTGGACTGCGAAAGTGCGATCGCAACTTTATCAATGGACGCGCTTATCATTTGTAGAACAAAAAATTGCAAAAGACTGGCTACCCAATGAATTCCTTGGGTTAAAGATTTACCAAGCAATGCGGGCTGCTAATGTCACCTGGCGAATCGTTTCACAACCAGCCGGATATGGTTACTTTCTGGTTGGGGATGCAGCAATGGTACTTGACCCGACATCTAGTCATGGCGTTCTCAAAGCAATTATGTCTGGTATTTGGGTTAGCCATGCGATCGCATCAGAACTCTTAGGTAATCTTACAGAACAACAAGCTATTGACCATTACTGTTTATGGATTCATAACTGGTTTCGACACGATGTGAAAAACTTAAGTAGCTTAATTGCTAAGTTGCCTAATCCTCCCGTTTGGATCTAA